tattatttttttttaatgttgggtCAAATATAATCCAGTTTGGAGAACaactttcttcttcctcttcgtcttccttcttcttcttcgagccaATTGTAGGCTaaatgtttcttcttcttctttgacttccttcttcttcttcttcttcttcttttccaaaCTAATTGTGGACTAAATGAGTCTGGGTAACGAGGTTTCGAGTAATACCTCAAAGGCTAAACACATAATGTGCCATTTATGGGCTAAAGAAAATAAGCCAATTATGGGCTTAAATGGGCATGGGTTTTAGAGAATACCTCAAATGccacaagaaaagaaatgtgggatcatctatgggccaaagaaaaaggagtcaactatgggctaaaatgGGCATGTGTTTTAAAGAATACTACAAATGCCAAAATATGGgtcaactatgggccaaaataaGAAGCCAACAATGAGATGAAATTGGCTTGgatttgaaacaataccacaaaagcCGAATACAAGTAATGGACCAACAAATGGCCAAAACAATGTGGCCAACTTTGGCCTCTTTTatgggctttttttttattattatttcttcctCGGTTTCCACTtatcttcccccccccccccccccccccctttttttttcctgaacaaCAATCATAGGGGCAACAATTGTCTTTACCAACAATAGCTACAAGAAGGTGACAGGAATAAAAGTAGATGCGATCGCAACCTTGAAGAGGACGGTGGGCCTGGTGGACGGCTAATGAAGGAGTGGTAAGGTGGTGATTGTGTTGGTAAGGAGAAGCTCTACTTGTGACAGGCCATGGATGGCCGGAGGAGTGAGCACCGACGCTGGGCCTGCACAACCAAAGGAGAAGGCGCCAGACTTGAGACGTGGACAACGGCAGAGAGATCGAGCCCGGCTAGGGTGGAACTCGGTTGGGCCTTGTAGAGAGTAACAGTAACGGAGGAAGATCTGATGGTTGCTGTGTATGAGAGcgattcttttttatttttatttttataatatataaaataatcaagAACAAAGTGAGGggattttggtttgttttgtctCCAAATGAGACACAGGTAGCATGGGTTGGTGTAAAACTTATCTCCAACTCACGCACACCACTTGTTTGACAAAACACAAACCAAAGGGAAATgaaggaaaacagaaaaagaaaagcaaaaacaagTTCTGCcgtgaagaaaaaacaaaacaatagtgttttttttttttttttttttcttcatcaaatGAAGTATGCAAAATCTATGATGAGGAGATTTGCCGACTATTAAGGAGAAggcaataaaacaaaataataattaaaaaaaaaagaattaacaaGACCTTGGATCGAACATTAGCGTTAGTTTTTAGCTCTGATAccttgaaagaaaacataaaactaaaagaaaataaatcggaataataagaaatagagacaagaattttacgtggttcgatcgatgacctacatccacagaATAAAACTctaaggctacattatgctcttattacttgattaatttacaatataaatgatccctatttataagaatatagagagaatacaaaatgaggattaaatttattcaaatctgatttgattataatcaattataattaataaggattaaatcaaattctCCAAtatatgaagagtaccataaTATATGGTattaatatattctctaacacatttttatcccacaactaTTTTATAACATTGACTTGCCGTTCTAACTAaccttgaattttttattttttaataaaactaaccaaaaaaattggTTGAGACTACTATATTTAAAAGGTCATTTATCAGGAATGGAAGGTATTgctgttttcctttctttttatattattttatggtGGTGGGCCGAGCTTTTGGTGGAGTGGGCACTCAATTTGGGTGAAATTATTTTCATAGAATCACCCACCGACCCGAAATCATGAAAAGGCTCAGCCGAATATTTTTCGAATAAGCAAAACATTCGGGCTTTATGATCATTTGGGGCTTCGCCCAATTGAAATCCTGATAATAATGTTCATACTCTGTAAGGGCTATTAGGTGAGGGCCCTTTAGGCTCGGGTTTATAATCGATTAGTTAGTTGGgctaaatattaataattaggCCCATAGTTAGTTGAGTCTATATAAGATTAAGAGAAAGATTGTATTAGGTATGAAAAGAGTTATTCAGTAAAATGTGTCTTGGAGATTAGCTTTCCCGAATAAGATCGGAGATTTTGAACTTCTCGAAGTGTCTAAGCTTTTATCTACATTCTATAACTCAAGAAATCTGACTCTAATATTACTTTGTAATGTATTTTTTGTACTGTATTATAGAATGCAGATAAAAGGTAGaatatgaaaaataagaaaagaattaaCAAGAAATTCAAAAGTCTGGACACTTTGAGAAGTCCAGAATCTCCAAGCTTATTCGAGAAAGCTAATCTCAAGACACATTTTATTGAATAATTCTTTTCATGCCTAATATAATCTTTCCTTGAATTTTACATAAACTCAACTAACTACTAATATTCAGCCTATCtaacaaattaattataaacCCAAGCCCAAAGGGCCCTCACCTAATATCCCTTACATGGAAGAGAGAGGGgaaagaaattgttttttttttttttttttttttttttttttttttttttttaattttttttatgaaagatAAAGGAAGAAAGTTAAggggaaagaaaaggaaaaaagaaaaaaaaaattacatgaaggTCAGAAGGTGCACTGTATCATAGGAAATTTTACTATATTATCCGCTTgtgcccatttttttttttttttttttcaatattatccGCTTGTGCcgaattaaatattaatatcttGAAAAATAATAGGACAAAAgactttttctttaaattgaattaaaaaaaaatcttgtaatttattttaatgtatttttaatataaactaacatatgtcatgcattttaaaaaatatatataaaaattaagtgCTACAATAACAGAAGTTAATTTGATAAATTAGattagaagaatttttttcaatttaatttgtttttttaatccaaaataATATACACTAGTCACTTTAAACACActaaaactaaattttttaaaattatttactaatttaaaCTGGGAAATTGGACGAAagaattattattgttttcaaaaatttgcCATTGAATcgttcattttttgttttccaattttatgtcttaatactaattttttttttctctctcatgaggaaaaaaaaaaaaaccaaaagcttTAACTAAAAACTTTAATTTCAACTATATCTTTAAGagcaaaaataacaatattaatattttatgtcgGCAATATATAATGGCCACCAGCACCTTATGAGTAATATGTGAAGATTAATGCTAAATAATACACTACACCtctattttacttttattcctttaaatttattcttgttaaaaaaaataattaaaggttgttatatatatatatatatatatatttattaaaaaggtTGTTATAAATTGGACACTGTAatgatttctaaatttataaaacaataaaaattccTAATtcgaaacaaagaaaaaaaaaaagcatataattTTCCAAAAGAGGAAGACACAGGGGATCGGACGGTGGACGCGGCACGATCAGATCGATAAGCAAAGAGTTAGAGAGAGAAGAGGAGAAGGAGAATTGAGGTCCGTGAACCCGAGGCAATCCCCTCGTCCCTCTCCTCTCTCAGAAGCGTCAAacagaagaagaataagaagcaCAAATCAAAGTCAccaatacagagagagagagagagaggaaatgtCGAAGAAGAAAGCCAGTGGGAACACGATGACTCTCAAGGACTTCCATGGTGGCTCTATCCCAACTGATCTCCCTCTCCCCTCTGCTCCTGGCGTGTAAGTACCCTTTTACCCTCTTCTCTTctattcctctttctttcttatccGTTCGATCTGTTTTCTATTGCTAATTCACGTTAACAACAGTTAACCCTTTGATTTGAGCACAaagcattgttaaaaaatatcTCTAATATGAGCTACTGGATCTGCAAGTACAAACCCTAgttgaatttcattttttttgttttttgatgaattgtttgttttattaGAATTGTGAGGCCGTCTGATCGTTCGGGTTACGAACGCCCGAACGCGTGGGGAAACCCGATGGCGAGACCCGACCACCGCTCTCGGCCGCACTCGTCGCCTGCGGCTAGGCATTTCGACGATAAGACTCCATTTCTTGCACACACCGTGCGCATTGGCCGGAACTTCGACGAGGATGAGCGGAAGCCCCTCGATGGGGTCTCCGTCCCCCGCCGAACTGTCAGTGATGAGAGCATTCAGGTCCTGCCTGCCCGTGTTGAGCCGAAGCCCGAGTATGGGGCAGGCGGGGGTTTATCGGTTCAGCAGGGGAATTCGTATGCGGAGAAGGTTAATGAGGTGGCTTATGTTGGGGTTGGTTCACAGAATTTAGGTGGGAATGGTGGGCAGGGAGTTGGTGGGGGTTATCCGAATGTGTGGGCGGTGAGGAAGGAGGCGGCAGGGGTTAGTGAACCGGTGCAACAATCTGCCTGGTCTGGACCAGGTGCTGTTTTGAAGTTGGCTCACGCCAGTGCGCTTGAGAAGGTGTCTTCGGGTAGATGGCAATCAAAGCACTCATTCCATTCTCAGGCAGATGTTGAGGTTGTTATGTCGTCCGAAACAGAGAGTGGCTTTCAGTCCAAGAGTTATGTTAATAGCAGCTATGATAGGGTGGATGTTGTGGTTGGGAGAGAACATTATGACGCGACATTGGCGAGGCAGGCGGAGAGGGGTTTGAATGTTGAGGAGAGGGTTCGGGTTGCTAGGAAGGAGTTGCCAGATTATGGACGGGCTGGGGCTCCTATGTATTCAGAAGTGAAAGAGAGGAACCTGGCAATTCTTACGGATATGACTCAACTGGCTCATAATGATGGAAAATTTGGTGGATCTGAATTGCAGCCCCCAGTGCCTTCAGAACCATCAGAGCGACCTAAGTTGAAGTTGCTTCCGAGAACAAAGCCATTTGAAAGTTCAGAACAGCCTGTTGTTGATCATACACAGGTATCAGCAAGGTTACTCTATGGTAGTTtactaaaaatataagaaaatgaatGTTGAGCTCACTTTGCAAGCGATGCACTTAGTTCCTGTTATGTCATGAATTGTAGGGTTATCAACAGGTGAGTGACATTGTTCATGCTGAAACTTTTACTGAAGCCTATGGAAACATGAATCCTGCAAAACCTAGCATAGCTAGCAGTGACAGTGGGAAGCAGGCTGTGGAGCGTCCCAAGTTGAATTTAAAGCCCAAGTTGAATTTAAAGTCTCGGGCACAGCCCGTTGAGCAATCAGAAGGAAACATTGAAAGAGAGAGGTCAGTAactgatttctttttcttttttttttggcagtgaGCCTTGTTCTTGGCTCTTTCTATAgaatatatttttgtaattaggATGACAAATACAACGGTATTAAGAGACTCTCAAAGATCTGTTTGACTTAGATTAGCAATCTTATGAGCATAAAGTAATTCATGGGGTTGATAGATGCAAGTTTTAAAGCATACTCTCTGAATTAAGCACATGAACTACAAAAAATTGATACCTCAGACGTGAGAACAGCTTACTATCTTATGGACATCATGTTAAATTTGTACCTTTTAGTCTCTCTATTGAAATCCTGATTATATGGGTTTCAGAAGTCTGTATATGTAACTTTAGAATAGCTTTGCAACTTTTAATGAATCTTCTGGACGGCCTTGAATCTTGTGTTACTTTGAAGTGATATTTCATTTGGGTTCTCTTCCCTTCAGTTGAGTGTGTCATACGATGTTGcataaaatttacatatttgCTTATGCTAGTAAAAGTTGATGTTGTCAGTCCTCTACATTTTCAAAGATTGCTTTATTATCTGCATATATTGCTATCTCTCCCTtgagcatgtgagaaacacatgtttttttaatagtattaacaGAGTTTgagaaattctattaaaaaagcatgcaCTTCTCACATGTTAAATGATACATAACAATTTTATGGACTGGGTTGGAAGAAATTCCAACAACtcagtttgaaagaaaattctgTCCCTATGGTAATTGTAATATTG
This DNA window, taken from Alnus glutinosa chromosome 5, dhAlnGlut1.1, whole genome shotgun sequence, encodes the following:
- the LOC133869318 gene encoding uncharacterized protein LOC133869318 translates to MSKKKASGNTMTLKDFHGGSIPTDLPLPSAPGVIVRPSDRSGYERPNAWGNPMARPDHRSRPHSSPAARHFDDKTPFLAHTVRIGRNFDEDERKPLDGVSVPRRTVSDESIQVLPARVEPKPEYGAGGGLSVQQGNSYAEKVNEVAYVGVGSQNLGGNGGQGVGGGYPNVWAVRKEAAGVSEPVQQSAWSGPGAVLKLAHASALEKVSSGRWQSKHSFHSQADVEVVMSSETESGFQSKSYVNSSYDRVDVVVGREHYDATLARQAERGLNVEERVRVARKELPDYGRAGAPMYSEVKERNLAILTDMTQLAHNDGKFGGSELQPPVPSEPSERPKLKLLPRTKPFESSEQPVVDHTQGYQQVSDIVHAETFTEAYGNMNPAKPSIASSDSGKQAVERPKLNLKPKLNLKSRAQPVEQSEGNIERERNALFGGARPRELVLKERGLDDVGINHDLVQQSDRQIEHNVPRTERVHGHAIPVHYSEKTENPLVDQRTGKRFERKDQRQDTERVDMQRRNWRNESRRNNREPEKQQQQVERPPSPETWRKPVEQPKPASPDSGGLRYGKAASAVELAQAYSRSVSDPKMADPFSVQRGLPGRTQMPFSRLMGPTPRPQINGY